The DNA region CCAACTCGTGGCCGAGCTCAAGGCCCTCGGGCGGGAGGACATCATGGTCATCTGCGGCGGCGTGATTCCGGCCCAGGACTATGCCTACCTGCGCGAGAACGGGGCGGTGGCGGTCTTCGGGCCGGGCACCGTGATCCCCGTGGCGGCCCGGAAGCTCATCGAGGAACTGAACCGCCGCCTGGGGTACCGCTAGGTTGGGCGGCGGCAAGGGCAGTCGCGACGGCGGGAAGCCGCCCCGTTCGGCCCTGCACGTGCGGCCGGGTGTCGACGGCGGCCATGACGGCCTGCCGGGCGCCACCGGTGCCACTCCGGCGTCCGCCGGACCCCGCCGCCGCGAGATGAGCACTGCCGAGTACGTCGACGGGGTCCTTTCGGGCGACCGCACCCTGCTGGCCCGCGCCATCACCCTCATCGAATCCAACGCCCCAGCCCACCAGGCCACGGCCCAGGCGGTGCTGACGGCCCTGCTGCCCCGGCGCGGCGCCTCGATCCGCGTCGGCATCACCGGCGTGCCCGGGGCGGGCAAGAGCACCTTCATCGAGGCCCTCGGCGGGCAGCTGACGGCCGCCGGCCATCGGGTCGCCGTGCTGGCCGTGGATCCGAGCAGCAGCCTGACCGGAGGCTCGATCCTCGGCGACAAGACGCGCATGGAGAAGCTGGCCGCCGACCCGGGCGCGTTCATCCGGCCCTCGCCCTCGGGCGGGGCTCTCGGCGGCGTCGCCCGCAAGACGCGCGAGTCGATCGTTCTGTTCGAGGCGGCCGGCTACGACGTGATCCTCGTCGAGACCGTGGGCGTGGGGCAGAGCGAGATCCAGGTCCGTTCGATGGTGGACATGTTCCTGCTCGTGCTGCTGGCCGGCGCCGGCGACGAACTGCAGGGCATCAAGAAGGGCGTGGTGGAGATCGCCGACGCCATCCTCGTGAACAAGGCCGACGGCAAGGGACGCG from bacterium includes:
- the meaB gene encoding methylmalonyl Co-A mutase-associated GTPase MeaB translates to MSTAEYVDGVLSGDRTLLARAITLIESNAPAHQATAQAVLTALLPRRGASIRVGITGVPGAGKSTFIEALGGQLTAAGHRVAVLAVDPSSSLTGGSILGDKTRMEKLAADPGAFIRPSPSGGALGGVARKTRESIVLFEAAGYDVILVETVGVGQSEIQVRSMVDMFLLVLLAGAGDELQGIKKGVVEIADAILVNKADGKGREAAERARAEFEQVLHYLRPATPGWRPVARALSALSGDGVAGVWELVEEFAATLRQGGGFAARRAEQETLWMRALVAEGLSTRFERHPEVAARRAALEARVAAGEIPATVAALELLDLFGGGA